In a genomic window of Vigna angularis cultivar LongXiaoDou No.4 chromosome 6, ASM1680809v1, whole genome shotgun sequence:
- the LOC108342005 gene encoding E3 ubiquitin-protein ligase ATL6, with amino-acid sequence MMKHRHHATQFLLLLLQVVVAASIPIAVAQSQPSPNENTDPRLNTFNPSLAAIIVILVAALFVMAVFSIYVRHCADTPSNSVRPLTSARSRRAARGLDPAVIQTFPTLEYSEVKIHKIGKEPLECAVCLCEFEDTETLRLIPKCDHVFHPECIDEWLSSHTTCPVCRANLVPTESQESDANNGVAAVPDPQILTPDLEAQNDAVEATPEQQNTDSDRFLNEPKVLSLEKTLNRNRTRGSRSNRPCRFSKSHSTGHSIVQPGENTDRFTLVLPLEVRKQLINRQLHRASSLIVLPREGSSRRGYRIGGEGSSRGKHSRRLDRSLKSDRWIFSVAAPFFARALSIRSPRVRNNDVERMSSSSTAPIMPPTAVDSARPPV; translated from the coding sequence ATGATGAAACACCGCCATCACGCAACCCaattcctcctcctcctcctccaggTGGTGGTGGCGGCGTCAATTCCAATCGCCGTCGCGCAGTCCCAGCCCTCGCCCAATGAAAACACCGACCCAAGACTAAACACCTTCAACCCCTCTCTAGCCGCAATAATCGTCATATTAGTGGCGGCGCTTTTCGTCATGGCCGTTTTCTCCATCTACGTACGCCACTGCGCCGATACGCCTTCCAACAGCGTTAGGCCTCTCACGTCCGCACGCTCCAGAAGAGCTGCGCGTGGCCTTGATCCCGCCGTCATCCAAACCTTCCCCACCCTCGAATACTCCGAGGTCAAGATCCACAAGATCGGAAAAGAACCCTTGGAATGCGCGGTGTGTTTGTGCGAGTTTGAAGACACCGAAACGCTGCGTTTGATCCCCAAGTGCGACCACGTGTTCCACCCCGAGTGCATAGACGAGTGGTTGAGCTCCCACACCACGTGTCCCGTGTGCCGCGCCAACCTCGTACCGACAGAATCACAGGAATCTGACGCCAACAACGGTGTTGCTGCTGTTCCCGATCCCCAAATCTTAACGCCGGACCTTGAAGCGCAAAACGACGCCGTAGAAGCCACGCCAGAGCAGCAAAACACGGACTCTGACCGTTTCTTGAACGAACCGAAAGTTCTTTCTCTGGAGAAAACGCTGAACCGGAACCGCACACGTGGATCTCGGTCGAACCGGCCGTGCCGGTTCTCGAAGTCGCACTCGACTGGGCACTCGATCGTCCAACCGGGAGAAAATACGGACCGGTTCACTCTGGTACTTCCTTTGGAGGTTCGCAAGCAACTAATAAACCGGCAATTGCATCGTGCAAGTAGCTTGATCGTGTTACCGAGGGAAGGTAGTTCGAGGCGGGGTTACCGAATCGGAGGAGAAGGGAGTAGTCGGGGGAAACATTCGAGGCGGTTGGACCGGAGTTTGAAATCGGACCGATGGATTTTTTCGGTAGCTGCGCCGTTTTTCGCTAGGGCACTGTCTATTAGGTCCCCCAGGGTGCGGAACAACGATGTTGAAAGAATGTCATCGTCATCCACCGCGCCGATTATGCCGCCGACGGCCGTTGACTCGGCTCGGCCACCGGTTTAA